GAACATGTCTGGGATAAGGAGGGGGACAGATGTAGAGGACACACAGACCGCAGGCGCTGCTGGGACTGTCTGggatgaggacaggagggaggaagacaacATGCTCTACCTACAGGAGGGCACAGCTCAGTGGTTCGAGCATTCGACTGGATGTTCAACGGTACTATAAGTTGCCGTGGATATAAATGTCTTCTCAGTGAACACATTATTATCATGTTCTGAACATGTAGCTCAGTCTCTTCTTTGgtttgtgtgtagtgtagtgtgtagtaTTTGTGTATGGTGAATAGTGTGTGGTCCTTCATCAGTTCATTAAGcagatccagtgtgtgtgtgcatgcctggtgtgtgaggtagaggaaagagagagagggagagagaaaggagaaaggagagaggagagaggagaggagaaaggagagaggagaggagaaaggagagaggagaggtgtagtGGGAGCTTCCAGCTGAGGGAgtactgagggagagggaaggttgCTGAGGATGAAGATGACCCAGCAGCTAAACAGCATCATGGTGGACGAGCCAGATGGAGAATGTCTGTCAGGAGAGACATggggggaaggagacagagaggagcaaacactgctgtgtgtctgtgtgtgtctgtttattaGAGGTTATAAAATATGGACAGAGTTCAAAACAGGAttagtgctgggtgtgtgtgtggggcctatgtggtgtgtgtgtggagtgtgtgtggtgtgtgtgtggggcctatgtggtgtggtgtgtgtgtgtggtgtgtgatgaaTGTACGTGTGGAATGTTTGCACCAGGCTAAATGAGAGGCAGTGAGTGCTGGGCAGTGTTCAAAACAAtatgaagtgtttgtgtgtgtgtcccagggtgagagcagcagggaggggagagaggctggtctgagagggagagcagggcagaCCGAGGCCCGGGCGAGCCTCTAACGACCCCGGCGCTGGCCTGGTCCTTAATGAGCCAGCCAGGCCTGACCAGGGTACCACAGAGCTCACCAGaccaggagggggtggagggtgtagAGGGCGGAACAAAAAGCTCTCTGTGAAGGGTGCCCTCTGAACCCTGAAGCTGCTGCAGGGTcgagttctcctcctcctcctcctcctctcctcttccccccccccttctctctactTGTACTCCTTACCTCCtttcccagcctctcctgctctcctcctcatctcctccctccaccctcctcctcctcttctcctgtcttgtCTACCGTTTGTTGGCGTGGAGGAGCAGGAAtctacagggagggttgggggggctgggggacagggggggctggggggtagggggggcaggggggctgggggacatACAGCGAGGGCCCTCCTGAAACATCCGGCCTCCTCATTGTCACACTCTCCAGGACGACCTCAGCTGAAGATGTCCCAGAGAAAGAGCacacatgacctctgaccccccggCCCAGAGCCGCCAGCAGGGGTCATTGCAGAGGTCACACTTCCCACCTGGAGCAGAGACACGGCCTGGCAACACCATGTAGCTCCGTAGTAACGCTGGGGTCAAACGTTCAAGTGTTGCTATGTAGTTCCAAGGTGTTAAATGTAACTTTAATGTACAGAGTTGTCTAGGATTTAAATGTGTAATTTAAAATGATTTCAACAGGATCCATTTCAGGATGAGCTGGATTAACTTCTGTTAGCTGCTGTTAGCTGCTCTGAAGTTAAGGAAGGGAAGCATCTGACAGATAAGTCCCAGATTAAAGTTTAAAAAATTATTTTACTAAAGAACGgcattataaaaataaaaaatacaatgtatATCAGCAAtatcaacaacaaaataacGAAGTACCGGAACACATAAGCGAGTTTGACTCAAGTGGTCAACCATGTTGGATCCTTCATGTTAGATGTGGTGGTATGtggcgccctcctgtggccaACACCAGAAACACTGAGATGGAGATCAATACAGGGACTGAAGAGGAACACACTCCAGACAGTGTAGAAATGAAGGGGTGaaagatggaggggtgacagatggaggggtggagagatggagggatggaggggtggagagatggagggatggaaagatggaggggtggagagatggagggatggaaagatggaggggtggagagatggagggatggaagggtggagggatggagggctggagagatgaAGGTCATGACATCCTCTCTTCATAAACCAGTCCACGTTGATGAAACAAAAAGTATCAAAACGAGTTTTCAGAGGTTTAAAATGTTGGAGTTCTCACTTCTCTCCCAGACCCTTCAGTTGGGACTACAGTACCCACAGTTCTTAGCGGCGGCAGAGAGTTCTCCGGTCACACGTCGCGGGCCCGCCTGGGGATGATGATCCTACGGTAGGTTCGTCTCTCCGAGATGTTGCGTCGGACTCTCACCACGAGGGGAGGGGCCATCTCCAGGTCGAGGGAGGGGCTGGAGTGAGACTTCttcagccccccctccacctcccctccctcccccgcctccccctggtTCTTGTACAGCTCCTTGTCGTAGAGCTCCAGCTGTTCTCTGAGGGGGGCGGGCTCtgtgaggggggcggggtctgtgaggggggcggggtctgtgaggggggcggggtctgTGGTCACGCTGTTCCAGGCCTTCAGGGTGACGATGTACGCCTCGTAACGACTCACCTACAATACAgagagacatcacacacacagacaggtaccagacacacacacaggtatcagacacacacacacacacaggtaccacacacacacacaggtaccacacacacacacacaggtaccagacacacacacaggtatcagacacaaacacacaggtaccaaacacacacaggtaccacacacacacacaggtaccacacacacacacacacacaggtaccagacacacacacaggtatcagacacacacacaggtatcagacacacacacaggtatcagacacaaacacacaggtatcagacacaaacacacaggtaccagacacacacacaggtatcagacacacaggtaccagacacacacacaggtaccacacacacacacacacacaggtaccacacacacacacacctcgtggGTGAGGTACTCGTCCCTGGCGCGGGTCTCCTCCAGCCAGCGAGCCCTGGAGGTGTGGCCTCTGCCCTCGCTGGCCTCCTGGTGGAGCCGGGTCAGGTCCTCCTGGAAGCTCTGCAGCATGGCAGCATGGGACTGCTGCTGACGCTCCTgaacaccacaacaacaacaacaacaacaacaacaaactacatcaacaacaacaaactacatcaacaacaacaaactacATCAACAATATCAagcaggatggtgtgtgtgtgtgtaccagggtgTGTGAGGACTGTGCAGAGGGCAGGATGGGCCTGTGGAAGCGTCTCTGGGAACCCACGGcagcagggaaggagggggaggagtgaagCGCTGACACCAGGTTGATCCTGCTCACCCACGAGGACATCTCTGCTGGGGAGCTGTGGAGGGGAGAGCATCTGAACATGCAGtacaggaagcacacacactcacacagccagcccctcgctcacacacacacacacaccctcgctcacacatactcacacagtcagcccctcgctcacacacagacacactcacaccctcgctcacagacacacacacaccccctggcCTCCCAGTAACTCACGAGGCCTGGAAGAGGAACACCCTCCAGTCGGCGGTCTGCAGGCGGAACACGTGAGGTCTCTTGGTGTAGTGTGTCGCTCGCTCCCCCAGAGCGTGGTGGACACTAACCAGCTCCTCGGAGCTCTGCCAGTCCCTTCCATACTCATCctgggacagagacacagagagagagagagagagagagagagagagagagagagagagagagagacacacagagagagagagagagagagagagagagagagagagagagacagagagagagagagagagacacagagagagagagagagacacagagagagagagagagagagagagagagagagagagagagagagagagagagagagagaaagagacacagagagagagagagaaaaggaaaaagagagatccACAGAGAGGTATAAGAGGAAGAGGATAACGTGCAGAGAGTTAGCATCATTTATCCTTTTTCAGCAGCGAATATACTCATCTAGATGAAGGACAGGTATGGACtgatgacaggaagagagaggaggaagagaaggaaacaacaagagagagagagagggagggaggaagagagggagggtgagggagggagagagggagggtgagggagagaggaagagagggagggtgagggaggagatctGACCTTCTGTAAGTAGAGCACCATTCCCTTCAGCACGGCGTAGAAAGTCTTCCAGCTTCTTTTACCCCATggagctgtcacacacacacacacacacatcagaactCATTCAAGATCTCAACAACACCCCTTttcaaaccctctctctctctctactctggttaaaaccacccccaacccctgtctcccccctgcctcccctgcctctcctgccccctgcctctcctcactGCGTTTGCCGTCGATGTCGGCGTGAGCCTTGCGTTGCAGGAAGCCCTGTTTGAAGACGGAGGCCTTCTTGTCGTGGGGAACGTTCTGGAAAGGGTTGCTGCTGCAGCGGCGAGGCGCGTCCTCTCTCGAGTCCTCCTCCAACAACAACGAGCTCTTCAGTTCCTTCTCATTACTACGACAGCCACGAGGCACGGAGGAACGCAGGGATCAGAGGAATAacgagggaaagacagagggatggaagagGCTGAATGATAAACAGATGAACAGGTAAATGAGTTGTAAAGGAGCTGATGGTTAGTAAACAACTCACACAGCCCATTCCAGTGGCTCACTCTTGATGGAGGTGAACAAGCTCTGAAacccagaggcagacagacaggtgagcagagGACTGATACAGGCAGCTGAGCAGACCGACaggtatacagacagacaggtggatagGCCCCTCCTACCTTCACCAGCTCCTTGCTGAAGTTCCCTCCCTCGTTCATCCCTTCCAGGTTGGACACAAAGCCGGACGCAGTCATGGCCTTCCCTACGTTCTGGAGAGACGACAACATCAGcctcacacagtacacacaggtagacagacaggtaggcagacaggtagacatgaccctgcagacacacaggtagacacacaggtagacatgaccctgcagacacacaggtagacacacaggtagacatgaccctgcagacacacaggtagacatGACCCTGCAGATCTGAGTGAGGCTGAAGGGGACCATAATGAGGCTGAAGGGGACCTgagtgaggctggagggggcctgagtgaggctggagggggtctgagtgaggctggagggggcctAAATGAGGCTGGAGGGGACCTAAATGAGGCAGGACTCACCTGTCCGTGCAGGTCTGTGTTCAGCAGCATCACAGCGCAGGTGAGGGTCAACACCGCACCTGGGGAAGCAGTCATCAGGAACACCAGCAGGTCAGAGAGTGGTAGGTGACTGTTCACTGTGCTCTGGCTTTTAGCTCTGATCTGACTGTTTCCCCTGCTCTGACTGTTTCCCCTGCTCTGACCGTTTCCCCTGCTCTGACCGTTTCCCCTGCTCTGACTGTTTCCCCTGCTCTGACTGTTTCCCCTGCTCTGACTGTTTCACCTGCTCTGACTGTTCAGAATGTTGTGTTGCGATTGAAAGTGCCTGCTCTGTTCTGACTGTCTGGAATCATGCTAACAACCTTTGTGCTCTGGCTGGTTGTtctgaaggtcagaggtcagaagtGGGCTcaccagaggaggggaaggtttGAGGGTTACACTGGTAGTAGCGACAGGAGAAATGCTGCAGGACCCGTTCTCTTTCCTGGGTCTCTCCGATCAGAACCACCACCCTCAGAAAggacctggagggggaggaggggttagaagggggggtgaagggggagaagggaggaaggacaggggaggaggaacaTCACAGcttacagacaggtaaacagacaggtaaacagacaggtaaacagacaggtaaacagactggtaaacagacaggtaaacagacaggtaaacagacaggtaaacagacaggtaaacagactggtaaacagacaggtaaacagacaggtaaacagacaggtaaacagacaggtaaacagacaggtaaacagactgGTAAACAGACTGGGAGGGCTTGAGGGAGTAATGCACATATGGCCTCTCACCTCAGAGCCTGGTCCAGGGTCTGGCCTGTGAAGTCAAAAAACTTGAGATATTCCTCCCCCACTGCATGGCTGAACTCATTactgcaggaaggagagagagacaaacgggTCTTATTCATTTTTTCCCCtcaaaaggtttaaaaaatatcATATTAAAAACCTCTTACTCTTTGTCCAGGTGTTTCACCACTTCAGTGCTCCGGATACCGTCCAGACGGAACAGGCGCTCAGCCAGCCGGcacacctgctctctgtccagCACCTGGTCCACACCTGGTACCGAGGTTCCTGGTTCTACGGTTTCTGGTTCTCCTGGTACAGAGGTTCCTGGTTCTCCTGGTACAGATGTTCCTGGTTCTTCTGAGGGTCTTTGTTCTCCTGGTTCTGGGAGAGACGCCTCCCCTGACCTTTCTCCTGGTACCAAGATTCCCGGTACCCCTGGTTCTGAGGTTCCTGCTTCTTCCCCCTGCTGTGACTGTTCCCCCTGCTGTGGCTGTTCCCCCTGCTGTGACTGTTCCCCCTGCTGTGGCTGTTCCCCCTGCTCTGACTGTTCCCCCTGCTCTGACTGTTCCCCCTGCTGTGGCTGTTCCTCCTGCTGTGGCTGTTCCCCCTGCTGTGGCTGTTCCTCCTGCTGTGGCTGTTCCTCCTGCTGTGGCTGTTCCTCCTGCTGTGGCTGTTCCTCCTGCTGTGGCTGTCCCTTCTGCTGTGGCTGTTCCTCCTGCTGTGGCTGTTCCCCCTGCTGTGGCTGTTCCTCCTGCTGTGGCTGTCCCTTCTGCTGTGGCTGTTCCTCCTGCTGTGGCTGTCCCTTCTGCTGTGGCTGTTCCTCCTGCTGTGGCTGTTCCCCCTGCTGTGGCTGTTCCCCCTGCTGTGGCTGTTCCTCCTGCTGTGGCTGTCCCTTCTGCTGTGGCTGTTCCCCCTGCTGTGGCTGTTCCCCCTGCTGTGGCTGTCCCTTCTGCTGTGGCTGTTCCTCCTGCTGTGGCTGTTCCTCCTGCTGTGGCTGTTCCTCCTGCTGTGGCTGTTCCTCCTGCTGTGGCTGTCCCTTCTGCTGTGGCTGTTCCCCCTGCTGTGGCTGTTCCCCCTGCTGTGGCTGTTCCCCCTGCTGTGGCTGTTCCTCCTGCTGTGGCTGTCCCTTCTGCTGTGGCTGTTCCCCCTGCTGTGGCTGTTCCCCCTGCTGTGGCTGTCCCTTCTGCTGTGGCTGTTCCTCCTGCTGTGGCTGTTCCTCCTGCTGTGGCTGTTCCTCCTGCTGTGGCTGTTCCTCCTGCTGTGGCTGTCCCTTCTGCTGTGGCTGTTCCCCCTGCTGTGGCTGTTCCCCCTGCTGTGGCTGTTCCCCCTGCTCTGAGAGTTCCTCCTCACCTGAAGGCActgctttctctgactgtcTGGAATCATCCAAACAACCCTTTTGCTCTGACTGCTCTACCTGGTTTAACTGTTCTACTTGGTCTGACTGCTCTGACTGTTCTACCTGGTCTgactgttctctctcccctgaggGCTTTGACTGATC
This is a stretch of genomic DNA from Osmerus mordax isolate fOsmMor3 chromosome 20, fOsmMor3.pri, whole genome shotgun sequence. It encodes these proteins:
- the LOC136964451 gene encoding PH and SEC7 domain-containing protein 4 — its product is MLLNTDLHGQNVGKAMTASGFVSNLEGMNEGGNFSKELVKSLFTSIKSEPLEWAVNEKELKSSLLLEEDSREDAPRRCSSNPFQNVPHDKKASVFKQGFLQRKAHADIDGKRTPWGKRSWKTFYAVLKGMVLYLQKDEYGRDWQSSEELVSVHHALGERATHYTKRPHVFRLQTADWRVFLFQASSPAEMSSWVSRINLVSALHSSPSFPAAVGSQRRFHRPILPSAQSSHTLERQQQSHAAMLQSFQEDLTRLHQEASEGRGHTSRARWLEETRARDEYLTHEVSRYEAYIVTLKAWNSVTTDPAPLTDPAPLTDPAPLTEPAPLREQLELYDKELYKNQGEAGEGGEVEGGLKKSHSSPSLDLEMAPPLVVRVRRNISERRTYRRIIIPRRARDV